In the genome of Candidatus Microbacterium phytovorans, one region contains:
- the lpdA gene encoding dihydrolipoyl dehydrogenase codes for MPHYNVVVLGAGPGGYVAAVRSAQLGLSTAIIEEKYWGGVCLNVGCIPSKALLKNAEIAHTLKHKAEFFGISGEFSLDYGVAWDRSRDVADGRVKGIHYLMKKNKVTEYEGRGSFTGPKAISVTKSDGQVEEVTFDNVIISTGSTVRLLPGVTLSENVVTYEEQILSRELPGSIVIVGAGAIGMEFAYVMSNYGVKVTIIEFLDRALPNEDADVSKEIARQYKNYGIDLLVSTKVESVVDAGDKVTVTYTDNKSGAQGSIEADKVLMSIGFAPRVEGFGLENTGVALTDRGAIAIDEFMRTNVEGIYAIGDVTAKLQLAHVAEAQGVVAAETIGGAETMPLGDYRMMPRATFCSPQVASFGYTEAQYKETGREYKVATFPFMANGKAHGLGEPVGFVKLIADAEHLELVGGHLIGPDVSELLPELTLAQKWDLTALELARNVHTHPTLSEALQEAFHGLAGHMINF; via the coding sequence ATGCCTCATTACAACGTCGTCGTCCTCGGTGCCGGCCCTGGTGGGTATGTCGCAGCGGTCCGCTCCGCGCAGCTCGGACTGTCCACCGCCATCATCGAAGAGAAGTACTGGGGAGGCGTCTGCCTCAACGTCGGCTGCATCCCCTCGAAGGCGCTGCTGAAGAACGCCGAGATCGCCCACACGCTCAAGCACAAGGCCGAGTTCTTCGGCATCTCGGGCGAGTTCTCTCTCGACTACGGCGTCGCCTGGGACCGCAGCCGCGACGTGGCCGATGGCCGCGTCAAGGGCATCCACTACCTGATGAAGAAGAACAAGGTCACCGAGTACGAGGGCCGCGGCTCGTTCACCGGGCCCAAGGCGATCTCCGTGACCAAGAGCGACGGTCAGGTCGAGGAGGTCACGTTCGACAACGTGATCATCTCCACCGGCTCGACCGTGCGCCTCCTCCCCGGCGTGACACTGAGCGAGAACGTCGTCACCTATGAGGAGCAGATCCTCTCGCGCGAGCTCCCCGGCTCGATCGTGATCGTCGGCGCGGGCGCAATCGGTATGGAGTTCGCGTACGTCATGTCGAACTACGGCGTGAAGGTGACGATCATCGAGTTCCTCGATCGCGCCCTCCCCAACGAAGACGCCGACGTCTCGAAGGAGATCGCGCGTCAATACAAGAACTACGGCATCGACCTCCTCGTCTCGACGAAGGTGGAGTCGGTGGTCGACGCGGGCGACAAGGTCACCGTCACCTACACCGACAACAAGAGCGGTGCACAGGGATCCATCGAGGCCGACAAGGTGCTCATGTCGATCGGCTTCGCCCCGCGTGTCGAGGGCTTCGGTCTCGAGAACACGGGTGTCGCACTGACCGACCGCGGAGCCATCGCGATCGACGAGTTCATGCGGACGAATGTCGAGGGTATCTACGCCATCGGGGACGTCACCGCCAAGCTCCAGCTGGCCCATGTCGCCGAGGCGCAAGGCGTCGTCGCCGCCGAGACCATCGGCGGTGCGGAGACGATGCCGCTGGGCGACTACCGGATGATGCCGCGAGCGACGTTCTGCTCGCCGCAGGTCGCGTCCTTCGGTTACACCGAGGCCCAGTACAAGGAGACCGGCCGCGAGTACAAGGTGGCCACGTTCCCCTTCATGGCGAACGGCAAGGCGCACGGCCTCGGCGAGCCCGTCGGCTTCGTGAAGCTCATCGCCGACGCCGAGCACCTCGAGCTCGTCGGCGGCCACCTGATCGGGCCGGACGTGTCGGAGCTGCTCCCCGAGTTGACCCTCGCGCAGAAGTGGGACCTCACGGCGCTCGAACTCGCCCGCAACGTGCACACGCACCCGACGCTGTCCGAGGCGCTGCAGGAGGCCTTCCACGGCCTCGCGGGCCACATGATCAACTTCTGA
- a CDS encoding copper resistance protein CopC: MTVERLRPRILAIFGALAALLLVGVAAPASAHDELVGSDPVADAVVETLPDALTLTFSGVLLAGDGATEVVVTDASGTDLTAGEPVLDGVRVSQPLSGDASGTVEVAWRVVSSDGHPISGEFAFSVGAPSSPGDGETPAPPSPSEGAGDGLLPVWIGIGVIAVAGAVVAFAVTRRRPSRED, from the coding sequence GTGACAGTCGAGCGCCTCCGTCCCCGTATCCTCGCCATCTTCGGGGCCCTCGCCGCCCTGCTCCTCGTCGGTGTCGCGGCGCCGGCGTCGGCCCACGACGAACTCGTCGGGTCCGATCCCGTCGCGGACGCGGTCGTCGAGACCCTGCCCGATGCGCTCACTCTCACCTTCAGCGGAGTGCTCCTCGCGGGCGACGGTGCGACGGAGGTCGTCGTGACGGATGCCTCTGGCACCGACCTCACTGCGGGAGAACCCGTCCTCGACGGGGTGCGTGTCTCGCAGCCGCTCTCGGGCGACGCCTCCGGCACCGTGGAGGTCGCGTGGCGCGTGGTGTCCAGTGACGGCCACCCCATCTCGGGCGAGTTCGCCTTCTCCGTCGGCGCCCCCTCCTCTCCCGGTGACGGTGAGACGCCCGCACCTCCGTCGCCGTCCGAGGGCGCCGGCGACGGGCTGCTTCCGGTGTGGATCGGGATCGGCGTGATCGCCGTCGCGGGAGCCGTGGTCGCCTTCGCCGTGACGAGGAGACGCCCCTCCCGCGAGGACTAG
- a CDS encoding FHA domain-containing protein, which translates to MDENRRPDEIRREAESPQRVSSDTTQTFGHDSDLSFIPFGSDLSEVELEAISALPSRSAMLLVRSGPTAGARYLLDNDVTTVGRHPEADIFFDDVTVSRRHAEITRTGATFELVDQRSLNGTYVNGERVDRAVLANGAELRIGKFRLNFFASPADRESAG; encoded by the coding sequence GTGGACGAGAACCGTCGCCCCGACGAGATCCGGCGAGAAGCCGAGTCGCCGCAGCGTGTGTCGTCAGACACGACCCAGACGTTCGGGCACGACTCCGATCTGTCCTTCATCCCCTTCGGCAGCGACCTCAGTGAGGTCGAACTGGAGGCCATCTCGGCGCTTCCGTCGCGCTCCGCGATGCTGCTCGTGCGGTCCGGCCCCACGGCGGGGGCTCGCTACCTGCTCGACAACGACGTGACGACGGTGGGTCGCCACCCGGAAGCCGACATCTTCTTCGACGACGTGACCGTGTCTCGTCGTCACGCCGAGATCACGCGCACCGGCGCGACCTTCGAACTCGTCGACCAGCGCTCGCTGAACGGCACGTACGTCAACGGAGAGCGCGTCGATCGCGCGGTCCTGGCGAACGGCGCGGAACTGCGCATCGGCAAGTTCCGTCTCAACTTCTTCGCCTCGCCGGCCGATCGCGAGTCGGCCGGGTGA
- a CDS encoding MerR family transcriptional regulator → MSPATAPRGRSTSAGHLSIGQVLARLTPEFPLLSASKLRYLEVQGIVTPVRTESGYRKFSPVDVERLRTTLTMQRDYGIPLARIREYLDDPSGDLSSMPASIVQTARRHRRDEMLAASGASAGLLTDAISAGLIPAGDSFDDRALSMLRSLVALDAHGIQPRHLRSLRQAAERDVALVENALAPLLRKADAASRGRAHELAPELVRRLDELRAGILQTALERLTP, encoded by the coding sequence GTGAGCCCTGCGACTGCTCCCCGCGGACGTTCGACGTCCGCGGGTCACCTCAGCATCGGCCAGGTGCTCGCCCGACTCACCCCCGAGTTCCCCCTCCTCAGCGCGAGCAAGCTCCGCTATCTCGAGGTTCAGGGCATCGTCACGCCCGTCCGCACCGAATCGGGGTACCGCAAGTTCTCACCCGTGGACGTCGAGCGACTGCGCACCACGCTCACGATGCAGCGCGACTACGGCATCCCTCTCGCTCGCATTCGCGAGTACCTCGACGACCCCTCCGGCGACCTCTCGTCCATGCCCGCCTCGATCGTTCAGACCGCGCGTCGGCATCGGCGCGACGAGATGCTGGCCGCCTCGGGCGCGTCGGCGGGGCTCCTCACCGATGCGATCAGTGCGGGCCTCATTCCCGCCGGCGACAGCTTCGACGACAGGGCACTGTCGATGCTGCGTTCGCTGGTCGCACTCGATGCGCACGGCATCCAGCCGCGCCATCTCCGCAGTCTGAGGCAAGCCGCCGAGCGCGACGTCGCGCTCGTGGAGAACGCCCTCGCGCCGCTCCTCCGCAAGGCGGATGCCGCTTCTCGCGGCCGTGCGCACGAACTCGCGCCCGAGCTCGTGCGTCGACTCGATGAGCTCCGCGCCGGCATTCTTCAGACGGCGCTCGAGCGTCTGACCCCCTGA
- a CDS encoding MerR family transcriptional regulator produces the protein MTAHDAIGEPQFMTDLLFTDGLPQMDDEVGYRGAVAARAAGITYRQLDYWARTELVEPTVRGASGSGSQRLYGFRDILVLKLVKRLLDTGISLQQIRTAVEQLRAAGIRDLAGTTLMSDGASVYLCTSNDEVIDLVSRGQGVFGIAVGKVLHEVESTLLEFDPQAPDPVDELAARRAVRSA, from the coding sequence ATGACCGCGCATGACGCGATCGGCGAGCCGCAGTTCATGACTGATCTGCTGTTCACCGACGGCCTCCCGCAGATGGACGACGAAGTCGGATACCGCGGTGCAGTCGCCGCCCGCGCAGCGGGCATCACGTACCGCCAGCTCGATTACTGGGCGCGCACGGAACTCGTGGAGCCCACGGTCCGAGGCGCGTCGGGTTCGGGATCGCAGCGCCTGTACGGTTTCCGCGACATCCTCGTGCTCAAGCTCGTCAAGCGCCTTCTCGACACCGGCATCTCCCTGCAGCAGATCCGCACGGCGGTCGAGCAGCTCCGGGCTGCCGGCATCCGTGATCTGGCGGGTACCACGCTCATGAGCGACGGCGCCTCGGTCTACCTGTGCACCTCGAACGACGAGGTCATCGACCTCGTCAGCCGCGGACAGGGCGTGTTCGGCATCGCGGTGGGCAAGGTCCTCCACGAGGTCGAGTCGACGCTCTTGGAGTTCGACCCGCAGGCGCCCGACCCCGTCGACGAGCTCGCGGCGCGTCGCGCCGTGCGGTCCGCCTGA
- a CDS encoding ParA family protein: protein MHVLSVSSLKGGVGKTTVTLGLASAAFARGVRTLVVDLDPQSDVSTGMDIQVAGRLNIADVLANPKEKVVRQAITSSGWAKVHPGTIDVMIGSPSAINFDGPHPSVRDVWKLEEALATIEADYDLVLVDCAPSLNALTRTAWAASDRVIVVTEPGLFSVAAADRALRAIEEIRRGLSPRLQPLGIVVNRVRPQSIEHQFRIKELRDMFGPLVLSPQLPERTSLQQAQGAAKPLHIWPGDSAQELAGDFDALLDRVMRTGRIPSAGEARA, encoded by the coding sequence GTGCACGTACTCTCCGTCAGCTCTCTCAAGGGCGGGGTCGGCAAGACGACGGTGACCCTCGGACTCGCCTCGGCGGCGTTCGCCCGAGGTGTCCGTACCCTCGTCGTCGACCTCGACCCGCAGTCCGACGTGTCGACGGGGATGGACATCCAGGTCGCGGGTCGACTGAACATCGCCGACGTGCTGGCGAACCCGAAGGAGAAGGTCGTTCGCCAGGCGATCACCTCCAGCGGCTGGGCGAAGGTGCATCCCGGCACGATCGACGTGATGATCGGCAGCCCGTCGGCCATCAACTTCGACGGTCCGCACCCGAGCGTGCGTGATGTCTGGAAGCTGGAGGAGGCGCTCGCGACGATCGAGGCCGACTACGACCTCGTCCTCGTGGACTGCGCCCCCTCGCTGAATGCGCTGACGCGCACCGCGTGGGCGGCGAGCGACCGCGTCATCGTCGTGACCGAGCCCGGCCTGTTCTCTGTCGCGGCCGCCGATCGCGCACTCCGCGCCATCGAAGAGATCCGTCGCGGACTCTCGCCGCGGCTGCAGCCGCTGGGCATCGTGGTCAATCGCGTCCGACCGCAGTCGATCGAGCACCAGTTCCGCATCAAGGAGCTCCGCGACATGTTCGGTCCCCTCGTACTATCCCCGCAACTGCCCGAGCGCACCTCGTTGCAGCAGGCGCAGGGCGCCGCGAAGCCGCTCCACATCTGGCCGGGAGATTCCGCCCAGGAACTCGCCGGCGATTTCGACGCGCTCCTCGACCGGGTCATGCGCACGGGCCGTATTCCGTCGGCTGGCGAAGCACGCGCGTAA
- a CDS encoding pyruvate carboxylase has translation MFRKILVANRGEIAIRAFRAAFELGARTVAVYPYEDRYSLHRLKADEAYEIGTKGHPVRAYLDVSEIIRVARESGADAIYPGYGFLSENPELAAEAAAAGIAFIGPPSRVLEMAGNKVTAKEHAIAAGVPVLRSTPASDDVDALVAQAPEIGFPIFVKAVAGGGGRGMRRVETPEQLAPALAEAMREADSAFGDARVFLEQAVQRPRHVEVQILADGTGHTVHLFERDCSVQRRHQKVIEIAPAPNLSDEIRESLHHHAVAFAKSIGYQNAGTVEFLLETAGPRTGEVVFIEMNPRIQVEHTVTEEVTDVDLVQSQMRIAAGETLEDLGLRQEQIRLRGAALQCRITTEDPTQGFRPDTGKITTYRSPGGAGIRLDGGTTAAGSQVSPHFDSMLAKLTCRGRDFEAAVVRSRRALAEFRIRGVSTNIPFLQQVLDDPAFVVGDLSTAFIDERPQLLKGRESKDRGSKIMAWLADVTVNKPHGENPISITPASKLPAIALSGEPQAGSRQRLQRLGPEGFAAALRAQTALAVTETTFRDAHQSLLATRVRTRDLVTVAPYVARLTPQLLSVEAWGGATYDVALRFLGEDPWERLDALREALPNVAIQMLLRGRNTVGYTPYPTAVTDAFVREAAASGVDIFRIFDALNDVSQMRPAIDAVLATGTSVAEVALCYTGDLLDPTEDLYTLDYYLRLAEQIVDAGAHILAIKDMAGLLRPGAAATLVSALRDRFDLPVHVHTHDTAGGQLATLLAASAAGADAVDAAAAPMAGTTSQPSLSALVAALAHTDRDTGLNLPAVADLEPYWEAMRHLYHPFESGLPGPTGRVYTHEIPGGQLSNLRQQAIALGLADDFELIEDMYAAANDILGRVPKVTPSSKVVGDLALHLAAVKADPADFAANPEKYDVPDSVVGFMAGELGDLPGGWPEPFRTKVLRGREVKIGVTEISTAHQAALAADPATRRRTLNELLFPAPTKTYREVKATYGDLSVLETADYLYGLTPGTEHVVEIERGVQLYVGLEAIGAADDKGMRTVMTTLNGQLRPVFVRDRSIAVEGRQAEKADTSRPGQVAAPFSGVVTLKIGVGDAVSAGQPVASIEAMKMEAAITAPVDGVVERVVIPTTAQVEAGDLLVVLRPAE, from the coding sequence ATGTTCCGAAAGATCCTGGTCGCGAACCGCGGAGAGATCGCCATCCGCGCTTTCCGTGCCGCCTTCGAACTCGGTGCTCGCACCGTCGCCGTCTACCCGTACGAAGACCGCTACTCCCTGCACCGCCTGAAGGCCGATGAGGCCTACGAGATCGGCACGAAGGGTCACCCCGTCCGCGCGTACCTCGACGTGTCGGAGATCATCCGGGTCGCCCGGGAGAGCGGTGCGGATGCCATCTACCCCGGGTACGGTTTCCTGTCCGAGAACCCCGAGCTCGCCGCCGAGGCTGCCGCCGCGGGGATCGCCTTCATCGGCCCGCCGTCGCGCGTGCTGGAGATGGCTGGCAACAAGGTCACTGCGAAGGAGCACGCGATTGCGGCCGGTGTGCCCGTGCTGCGGTCGACGCCCGCGTCCGACGATGTGGACGCGCTCGTCGCGCAGGCACCGGAGATCGGGTTCCCGATCTTCGTGAAGGCCGTCGCGGGTGGCGGCGGACGGGGGATGCGGCGCGTGGAGACGCCTGAGCAGCTGGCGCCCGCGCTGGCCGAGGCGATGCGGGAAGCGGATAGCGCCTTCGGCGACGCCCGCGTGTTCCTCGAGCAGGCCGTGCAGCGTCCGCGCCACGTCGAGGTGCAGATCCTCGCCGACGGCACAGGTCACACCGTTCACCTCTTCGAGCGCGACTGCTCCGTGCAGCGTCGCCACCAGAAGGTGATCGAGATCGCGCCGGCGCCCAACCTCTCCGACGAGATCCGCGAGTCCCTGCACCATCACGCGGTGGCGTTCGCGAAGTCGATCGGCTACCAGAATGCGGGCACCGTCGAGTTCCTGCTCGAGACGGCCGGTCCGCGCACCGGTGAGGTCGTCTTCATCGAGATGAACCCGCGCATCCAGGTGGAGCACACCGTCACCGAGGAAGTCACCGACGTCGACCTCGTGCAGTCTCAGATGCGGATCGCCGCGGGGGAGACCCTCGAAGACCTGGGTCTCCGTCAGGAGCAGATCCGTCTCCGCGGAGCTGCCCTCCAGTGCCGCATCACCACCGAGGATCCGACCCAGGGCTTCCGCCCCGACACCGGCAAGATCACCACATACCGATCGCCCGGCGGCGCCGGTATCCGTCTCGATGGCGGCACCACGGCGGCGGGCTCACAGGTCAGCCCGCACTTCGACTCGATGCTCGCGAAACTCACCTGCCGTGGGCGTGACTTCGAGGCCGCTGTGGTGCGGTCGCGGCGAGCGCTGGCGGAGTTCCGGATTCGCGGGGTGTCGACCAACATCCCCTTCCTCCAGCAGGTGCTCGACGACCCCGCCTTCGTGGTCGGCGATCTGAGCACGGCGTTCATCGACGAGCGTCCTCAGCTGCTCAAGGGACGGGAATCGAAGGACCGTGGATCGAAGATCATGGCATGGCTGGCCGACGTGACGGTCAACAAGCCGCACGGCGAGAATCCGATCTCGATCACACCCGCGTCCAAGCTGCCCGCGATCGCGCTGTCCGGTGAGCCGCAGGCCGGGTCGCGCCAGCGTCTCCAGCGGCTCGGCCCGGAGGGTTTCGCCGCGGCACTGCGTGCTCAGACGGCTCTCGCCGTCACCGAGACGACCTTCCGCGACGCGCACCAGTCCCTCCTGGCGACCCGGGTGCGCACGCGTGACCTCGTGACAGTCGCGCCGTATGTCGCGCGACTCACGCCGCAGTTGCTCTCGGTGGAGGCCTGGGGCGGCGCCACGTACGATGTGGCCCTTCGTTTCCTGGGCGAGGACCCGTGGGAGCGACTCGACGCACTGCGGGAGGCTCTCCCCAACGTCGCCATCCAGATGCTGCTCCGCGGGCGTAACACGGTCGGTTACACCCCGTACCCGACCGCCGTGACGGATGCCTTCGTCCGGGAGGCCGCGGCATCCGGGGTCGACATCTTCCGCATCTTCGATGCCCTCAACGACGTCTCCCAGATGCGCCCCGCGATCGATGCGGTGCTCGCGACCGGCACGTCCGTGGCGGAGGTCGCACTCTGCTACACGGGCGATCTCCTCGATCCCACCGAGGACCTGTACACGCTCGACTACTACCTCCGACTCGCGGAGCAGATCGTCGACGCCGGCGCGCACATCCTCGCCATCAAGGACATGGCGGGACTGCTGCGCCCCGGTGCGGCCGCGACGCTGGTCTCCGCTCTTCGGGACCGGTTCGACCTTCCGGTCCATGTGCACACGCACGACACCGCGGGAGGGCAGCTCGCGACCCTGCTGGCGGCGAGCGCCGCGGGCGCGGATGCCGTGGATGCCGCGGCCGCTCCCATGGCGGGAACCACCAGTCAGCCGTCGCTGTCGGCGTTGGTCGCCGCGCTCGCGCACACCGACCGCGACACGGGACTGAACCTGCCCGCCGTCGCCGATCTCGAGCCGTACTGGGAGGCGATGCGTCACCTGTACCACCCCTTCGAGTCCGGTCTGCCGGGACCGACCGGCCGCGTGTACACGCACGAGATCCCCGGCGGACAGCTGTCGAACCTCCGGCAGCAGGCCATCGCACTCGGACTCGCGGACGACTTCGAGCTCATCGAGGACATGTACGCCGCGGCCAACGACATCCTCGGCCGGGTGCCGAAGGTGACGCCGTCATCGAAGGTCGTCGGCGACCTCGCACTCCACCTGGCCGCGGTGAAGGCCGACCCCGCCGACTTCGCGGCGAACCCGGAGAAGTACGATGTGCCCGATTCGGTGGTGGGCTTCATGGCCGGCGAGCTCGGCGATCTCCCGGGCGGGTGGCCGGAGCCGTTCCGGACGAAGGTGCTGCGCGGGCGCGAGGTGAAGATCGGGGTGACCGAGATCTCGACCGCACACCAGGCGGCGCTGGCCGCGGATCCCGCGACCCGTCGTCGCACGCTCAACGAGCTGCTGTTCCCCGCGCCCACGAAGACCTACCGCGAGGTGAAGGCGACCTACGGCGACTTGAGCGTGCTCGAGACGGCCGACTACCTGTACGGCCTCACCCCGGGTACCGAGCACGTCGTCGAGATCGAGCGCGGCGTGCAGCTGTATGTCGGCCTCGAGGCTATCGGCGCGGCCGACGACAAGGGCATGCGCACCGTCATGACGACGCTCAATGGGCAACTTCGCCCGGTGTTCGTGCGCGACCGCAGCATCGCCGTCGAAGGCCGACAGGCGGAGAAGGCGGATACGTCACGACCGGGGCAGGTGGCGGCACCGTTCTCGGGCGTCGTGACCCTCAAGATCGGTGTCGGCGACGCTGTCAGCGCGGGACAGCCCGTCGCCTCCATCGAAGCGATGAAGATGGAGGCGGCCATCACCGCACCCGTCGACGGGGTCGTGGAGCGGGTGGTGATCCCCACGACGGCGCAGGTCGAAGCGGGTGATCTTTTGGTCGTCCTGCGACCCGCCGAGTAG
- a CDS encoding MinD/ParA family protein, with protein MTPERKDETPDELENGVLTTGSIDTAGIGLIGGSTAQVDVDLPSLTADEDDLLTEEELLAEADDLLVDRSSNPVDTVDAELVVDPGTGPQPISRREAHHLGDHDAKHAVERVHTRTADVPLQSRRLGELEGGRESSDLLTADRLLDPAHVVRPEPEGGWQHFVYSVTGHRVNLGDGKRARARKELDRRIAAPLGGGAKFVPILSRKGGVGKTTVSTLLGMALADARDDRVIAIDANPDRGTLADRIGRVSGKTVRDLVRVRGEVVGFNDLSSIVARDETRLDVLASDADPRVSEAFNDRDYHDVASVAAHYYSIVLTDTGTGIVHSVMEATLQLADVLVVVAGLSVDEARLASETLTWLETNGYEDQVRNAVVVLNTARPGTPLVRASELEAHFGTRVRTVVRMPYDPHLAAGSAVSFRDLQPATRQAARELAATVVEGLRILASA; from the coding sequence GTGACGCCTGAGCGCAAAGACGAGACGCCCGACGAGCTCGAAAACGGGGTGCTGACCACCGGCAGCATCGACACCGCCGGCATCGGCCTGATCGGCGGTTCGACCGCACAGGTCGACGTCGACCTGCCGTCGCTGACGGCCGACGAGGACGATCTCCTCACCGAGGAGGAACTGCTCGCGGAGGCCGACGACCTGCTCGTCGACCGGTCGAGTAACCCGGTCGACACCGTCGATGCGGAGCTCGTCGTCGACCCCGGCACGGGCCCGCAACCGATCAGCCGACGCGAGGCGCATCACCTCGGCGACCATGACGCGAAGCACGCCGTCGAGCGGGTCCACACGCGCACGGCGGACGTTCCTCTGCAGTCGCGCCGGCTGGGCGAGCTCGAGGGCGGACGCGAGAGCTCCGACCTTCTCACCGCCGACCGCCTGCTCGACCCCGCTCACGTCGTGCGACCCGAGCCCGAGGGCGGGTGGCAGCACTTCGTGTATTCGGTCACGGGTCACCGGGTGAACCTGGGAGACGGCAAGCGCGCCCGCGCCCGCAAGGAGCTCGACCGTCGTATCGCGGCGCCGCTGGGAGGCGGAGCCAAGTTCGTGCCGATTCTCTCGCGCAAGGGTGGCGTCGGGAAGACCACCGTCTCGACGCTCCTGGGCATGGCCCTGGCCGACGCGCGGGACGACCGCGTGATCGCGATCGACGCCAACCCCGATCGCGGTACGCTCGCCGATCGCATCGGTCGCGTCAGCGGCAAGACCGTCCGTGATCTCGTACGTGTGCGCGGGGAAGTGGTCGGGTTCAACGATCTCTCCTCCATCGTGGCCCGCGACGAGACGCGACTCGACGTGCTCGCGTCCGACGCCGATCCGCGCGTGTCCGAGGCGTTCAACGATCGCGATTATCACGACGTGGCATCCGTCGCCGCCCATTACTACTCGATCGTCCTCACCGACACGGGCACCGGCATCGTGCACTCGGTGATGGAGGCCACCCTCCAGCTAGCCGATGTGCTCGTCGTGGTGGCGGGGCTCAGCGTCGACGAGGCGCGGCTGGCATCCGAGACGCTCACGTGGCTGGAGACGAACGGCTACGAGGACCAGGTGCGTAACGCGGTGGTGGTACTCAACACCGCCCGCCCGGGCACCCCGCTCGTGCGCGCGTCGGAACTGGAAGCCCACTTCGGCACCCGGGTGCGCACGGTGGTGCGGATGCCGTACGACCCGCACCTGGCCGCCGGCAGCGCCGTCTCCTTCCGTGACCTGCAGCCCGCGACCCGCCAGGCTGCCCGCGAACTGGCCGCGACGGTCGTCGAGGGCCTGCGTATCCTGGCATCCGCCTGA
- a CDS encoding peptide deformylase, whose protein sequence is MSVRPIRLFGDPVLRAPSAPVESIDDGVRALVQDLLDTVELPGRAGVAAPQIGVGVRAFSYNVDGVIGYVLNPVIVELSGEPRPTGEGCLSVPGLWHDAIRYPHAKVVGIDLDGNELVLEGDGLFAQALQHETDHLDGMLYLERLDPATRKVAMREVRESDWF, encoded by the coding sequence ATGTCCGTCCGTCCCATTCGCCTCTTCGGCGACCCCGTGCTGCGCGCGCCCTCGGCGCCCGTGGAGTCCATCGACGACGGGGTGCGAGCGCTCGTGCAGGATCTGCTCGACACCGTGGAACTGCCGGGACGCGCGGGGGTCGCCGCGCCTCAGATCGGGGTCGGCGTGCGCGCCTTCAGCTACAACGTCGACGGCGTCATCGGCTACGTGCTCAATCCGGTCATCGTCGAGTTGTCGGGTGAGCCGCGGCCGACGGGCGAAGGATGCCTCTCGGTGCCGGGACTCTGGCACGACGCGATCCGGTACCCGCACGCAAAGGTCGTGGGCATCGACCTCGACGGCAACGAACTCGTGCTGGAGGGCGACGGTCTGTTCGCACAGGCGCTACAGCACGAGACCGACCACCTCGACGGCATGCTCTATCTGGAACGGCTCGACCCGGCCACGCGCAAGGTCGCGATGCGCGAGGTGCGCGAGTCCGACTGGTTCTGA